DNA from Kineosporiaceae bacterium:
AAGGTTCTAGACCCATGATTGGATCGGCCGGGTGAGCGACCCCTGGGACGAGTTCGATCCCTCGACCAGCGCCCGGAACACGTTGGGCTGGGCCTTCGCGCTGGGCGCTTCGACGCTGGGCGAGGCCTACGACATGCTCGAGCAGCTGGCGATCAGCAACGACATCCCCGAGGTGCTGGGCCACGACGGCACCATCGAGGAGGTCCGCGCCGAACTGGACGTCGGCCTCGAGCTTCTCGGCCCCGATGCCGACCTGAGCACCCTGATCTGAGGCACTCCAACCACCACACATGATCATCATTTGGAATCCACATTCCTGGGTCTTGGTGCCGAATCCGGATTCCAAACGACGATCACCGGGCCGGAGGCGGCCCTGAGACGCCTGAATGTCCCAATGATTGAGACATTAGGACATCGAGTTCAGGCGATCACGGAGAGTGCTGACTGGGGTCTGTACATGCGCACCCGGCAGTCACTGTTGCCCCGGTGGGCCACTGTTGCCCTGTTGTGCTGGGCACTCAGTGACCTCAACCCGAGGACAGTGACCTCAACCCGAGGGCAGTGCCCCCGATCGGAGAAGAGTTACCATCCCCTGCCCGTGACCAATTGAGCGTCAGGCCAGTGCTCGCGCGCCGTCCCCTCACGACCCGGCGGGAATCACGATCTCGACGCGTCGGTTCAGCTGCCGCCCCGCGGGGTAGTCCTTGCCGCCCTTGGTGTTCGGGGCAATCGGACGGCCCTCGCCGAAGCCCGCGGCCTCCAGGGCACCAGTCACCGATCGCTGCTTCAGCGCGGTGACCACGGCCTCGGCGCGACGCTCGGACAGGTCCTGGTTGTAGGCGTCGTCCCCCTTGGCGTCGGTGTGACCCTCGATGCGCACCTGCGAGTTCACACCCTTCAACGCACCGGCCAACTGGTCCATGATCTTGTCGGCGGCCGGACGCAACGTGGCCTTGTCGAAGTCGAACAACACCTCACTGTTCAGCCGGATCAACGTGCCGCAGGCCTTGCCCACCGGGGTGAGCGAACGCACCGGCGGGAACTTGCCCAGATCGGGCACCGGCGGCAACGGCGCCATGCGCACCACGCCGGAGTCCGCGCCGTCCTCGAAGCTCGCGGTGCCGTCACCCCTGTTGATCACGTGCAGCGCACCGTCCGAGAACGTGCCCGTGCCGTCGCCGTTGTTGGTCTCCTGCAGCGAGCCGTCGGAGTAGGTGCCCGACCCGTCACCGGCCACGGCGATCTGCAGTGATCCGTCGCTCAGGGTGCCGGCACCCTTGCCGTCCAGCGTGATCTCGAAGGCGCCGTCGGAGTACACCCCCGAGCCGTCGGTCGCGATGGCGATCTGCAGCGACCCGTCGCTGAGGGCACCCGAGCCATCCGCAGCAACGGTGATCTGCAACGCCCCGTTCCGGTAGACCCCGGACCCGTCGCCGGAATTCGTGACCTCGAGCGAGCCGTCCCGGAAGGTGCCCGACCCGTCACCGTTGTTGATCTCGGTGAGGCTGCCCCGGTTGACCACCTTGCCGGTGGTGTCGCAGCGGGCGCCGCTCACCGTGACCCCGGATGTGGGCGTGGTCAGGGTGGCCAGCGCCGAGGTGAACTTCTTCGAGGCTCCGGTGAGCGCCGTGACGTCCGGGATCACGACCGGCGGGAAGGCCGGAAACGCCGTCGCGATGCGCGCGGCCGTCTCCTCGTCGATGTCGCCCGAGATCAGGGCGCTGGTGCCACTCGGAGCGCTGCCGCCCGCGGGACTCGACGCACTGCCGCCCACGGCGCCGTTCGTGGCCGTCGCGCCGACCGGCTGTGCCGCCCCGAACTGCACCGGGTCCGAGGTGCCACAGGCCGACAGGGCGCCAGTGAGGGTGGCGGCCAGTCCCAGGACGACGACCGCGCGGCTGCGGCTGCGGCGGACGGGGTTCATGTGGGTCTCCTCGGTGGATCGGTGGTTGTCGGTGGGCCGATCGATCCGGCCTCGGTGTGTGAGAGTGGTCTGCGTCGGGTTCGGTTCACCGCCGAATGAGGCGAGTCTCATCACGTCATCACCGTGGGCTTGCCTGCCCCGGTGCTCACCACTCACCCCTGGCGCAGCGAGCCGGTCACCTCGCCGGCGCCCGAGCGCGCGGCCAAGCAGGTGAATCCCTTGGAGCCGGCGGCGAACGAGGCCTCGGTCGGCGGCAGCACCTCGCGGTCGAACCCACCGGGGGAGGCCCCGCCCAGGTAGCGCTGCAGGGCCGCTGCCGAGCAGGTGGCGGCGACCCGGGGGTCGGCCATGACGACGTCCAGGTCGACGCTCGCCGTGGTGGCACTGAGGATGCCTCGGGCATAGACCTCCCAGTAGTGCGGTTCGGCGCAGGGGGCGCCGCGTGCGGTCTGGATCCCGCTGATGTTCACCAGACCGGCGTAGCACTGGGCGCCACCGCCACCGCCACCGCCACCGGCAGTCGTGGTCCGGGTTCGTGGCGGTGGGGAACTCGCCGGTGTGGCCCGGGTCGCCCGTGGGCTGGGTCGGGCGGTGGCACCCCTGGTCGTCGGTGCCGAGGCTGCCGTCGAGGACCTCGCCGTCGGCGCGGATGCGGTGCCGCTCACCACCGGAGCCACGGCCTGGTTCGAGGCGGCGGACGGCGCGGCGGATGGCGCGGCGGATGGCGCGGCGGCGGTGTTGGTCCCGGCGCCCGCGGAACGTCTCAGCCCCCACCAGCCGACGCCCGCCACCAGCAGCACGGCCAGCCCGACCAGGCCCACGGTCAGAGCGCGGCGTTGGCCCGGGACGACGGCCGCGGGCGAGGGCTGCACGCCGGGACCCGTCGTCCAGTCGGTCTGCGCGATCGCCGGGCTGATGGCGGGGACCGGGCCGGCGCCGGAGGCCGGGGCCGGGGCCGGGACCGGGGCAGGCCCTCCGGCGCTCACCGATCGCAGTGCGTCGCGCAGGTCGGCCGCCGAGGCGAACCGTTGCGCCGGCTCGTAAGCGGTCGCCCGCCAGATCACGTCCATCAGTGCGGACGAGCCCGGAACCCCCACGGGGGCGAGGGGCATCGGGTGCTGCGCGAGCAGTACCGGGATCGAGGGCGAGCGGCCCGAGCTGTCCGCCCGGGGCGCCCGCCCGCAGAGCAGGGCGTACAACGTGCAGCCGAGCGAGTAGATGTCGGCCGCTGCCGAGGGCTCGACGTAGTGAAAGGCCTCCGGTGGCGCGTAGTCGGGGGTCAGGGCCTCGAGTGTCACCGAGTGCCCGGGTTCGCCACGCGGCAACGTGGCGAGGCCGAAGTCCGACAGCAGCACCGAGCCGTACTGGTTCAGCAGCAGGTTGGCCGGCTTGATGTCCCGGTGCAGGATGCCCTGGGCGTGGGCGGCCGCGAGCGCATCGGCGATGGCGGCGCCGACGTCGGCCACCTCCTGCGTCGGCCGAGGTCCGTGACGGGCACAGATCGACCAGTAGCTGCCGTCGGGGCAGTACTCCATCACCAGGTAGGGCCGGCCGTCGTCCGTGGTGCCGCAGTCGTACAGGGTGAGGATGTTGGGGTGGGACGAGAGTCGCCCGGCGGACGTCGCCTCGCGGACGAACCGGCGCCGGTCGGTCGGATCGACCAGTCGACGGTTGTCGATCTTCACCGCGACCAGCCGGTCCACCGAGTGCTGGTGAGCCCGGTACACGGTGGCGAACCCGCCGTGGCCGATCTCCTCCAGCAGCGTGATCCCCGGGACGGGCCCCGATCCGTCCGTCATGGGCGGGAGTCTGCCAGAGCGCCCCGATACGGTGCCGGGCATGTCGCGAACCGTCCTCCGATCGGGTTCAGGTCCGGCTTCGGTGCTGGGCCCAGCGCTGCTGCTCGCCCTGGTCGCTTGCAGCGGCCCGGACGCCACGCTCACCCCGAGCCCGCCCGCGCCCAGCCCGTCCATCGCAGCGACCGCGCCCGCGCCGAGCGCGCCGAACTCGACCTCGCCCGCACCTTCCGGCTCGGCGTCCGGATCGGCTGTCGGCACGGCCACGCCGTCCCGCAGCGGGGTGGCCACGCCGTCGCGCACGAGGCCGCCGTCCGCACCGGCTGGGGCCGTGGGTCTGGGTGCCGGAGCGAGCCTGGCCGGGCGCCGGCTGTTCCCGGCCGACAACCCCTGGAACACACCCGTCGCCGATGCCCCGGTCGATCCCGCCTCGGCCACCCTGATCGCGGCCATCGGCGCCACCGGCCACCTGCACCCCGACTTCGGGGCGAACTGGAACGGTGGACCCTTCGGCATCCCCTACGTGGTCGTCTCCGGCACGCAGAAGAAGGTTCCGGTCCGCTTCGAGTACGCAGACGAGAGCGACCCCGGGCCGTACCCGATTCCACCGAACGCCCCGATCGAGGGTGGTGCCGCCGCCGACGGCGACCGTCACGTCATCGTCGTCGACCGGGATGCCTGGCGGCTCTATGAGCTCTTCGATGCCCACCCGGTCGCCGGCGGGACGTCGTGGACCGCCGGGTCGGGAGCGGTGTTCGACTTGCGCAGCAACGCTTCTCGCCCGGCGGGCTGGACCAGTGCGGACGCCGCCGGGCTGCCGATCCTGCCCGGCCTGGTGCGGTACGACGAGGTGGCCTCGGGGCAGATCCGGCATGCGCTGAGGTTCACGGTCTCGGCCACCCGCGCCGGCTACGTCGCTCCAGCACGGCACGCCGCCAGCAGCCGCACCGACACCAGCCTGCCGCCGATGGGGATGCGGGTGCGGTTGAAGGCGAGCTTCGACATCTCGAGCTACCCGAAGCAGGCTCGGGTGGTGCTGCAGGCGTTGAAGACCTACGGCATGATCGTCGCCGACAACGGCTCGAGCTGGTACGTGTCGGGTGCGCCCGATCGCCGCTGGGACGACGACCAGCTCGGCGCCCTGAAACAGGTGCCGGGCAACGCCTTCGAAGTGGTCCGGATGGGCAGCGTCAGCCGCTGAGGAGCCACTGACGCTGCCGGCGCTGCCTGCCGCCACGTGTCAAACTCGGTCATGGCCTTCGACCCTGAACTCGCCGACCGGCTGCGGATGGTGCTCCACGAGCTGGCGCCGGACGGCGTCCGACTGACCGAGCAGCGCATGTTCGGTGGCCTGGGATTCATGCTCGACGGGCACATGGCCGTGGCCGCCGCCAGCGACGGGGGACTGCTGCTGCGTATCGACCCGGCCCAGGTCGAGGCCCTCACCGAGCGCCCCCACGCGCAGCGGTTCGCCATGCGCGGCCGGGCGATGAACGGCTGGCTGAGCATCGACCCGGCCGGCCTGGACGACGACGACACCCTGCGCGACTGGGTCGCCCAGGGTGTGGGCTACGTCGGTGGCCTGCCGCCGAAGTGAGCTCGACTCAGCCGGTCGCGTAGCGCTGGGCCGCTCGCGCCCGTGCCTTGGTCGCCTCGACCTCGCGGTCCTTGGGGGCGCCGTGGGCGACCAGGCTGTCCAGCAACTGCTGGGTCGCCGCGGCCACGGCGGCGATGGCCTCGTCGAAGACCGCCTGGTTGTCGCGTGCCGGCTTGGTGGTGCCGGCCACCTTGCGTACGTACTGGGTGGCCGCTGCCAGCACCTCCTGTGAGGTGGCCGGGGGCTCGAAGTTGTGCAGGGTTCGGATGTTGCGGCACATCCCTCGACGGTAACGCGCCGGGCCACTCTTGACATTTCAGCGCATGGCGAATGACTATTCCCCATGCGGGGAATTACCCGCGTCCACCACTGTTCCCCTGTGACGGAGGCACTCATGCCGCCCACCCTCGTCCACCCGTCCCGACCGAACGACCCGGCGTCCGGGGTGTTGTCCCCGCGCCGGACCCGCCTCGTGCTCGTCGTCATGGCGCTCTCGCTGATGACCGTGGTCTCGGCGGTCAGTGGCCTCAACGTGGCCCTGCCCAGCCTGGCGCGCGACACCGCCGCCACCCAGACCGAGCTCACCTGGATCGTCGATGCCTACACCGTGGTCTTCGCCGGTCTCCTGCTCTTCGCGGGCGCGCTGGGGGACCGGTTCGGCCGCAAGGGAATCCTGCTCGCCGGATTGGCCACCTTCGGTACTGCTGCGGGCCTCGCCACGCTGACGAGCGACCCCATGCTGCTGATCATCCTGCGGGCCGCGATGGGCGTCGGGGCGGCCGGCATCATGCCCACCACGCTGTCGGTGATCACCACCTCGTTCCCCGAGCACGAACGTCCTCGGGCCATCGGCGTCTGGGTCGGCGTGGCCGGCGGTGGCGCCGTCCTGGGTCTGTTCGGGGCGGGCCTGCTGCTCGAGTACTTCGGCTGGAACTCCTTCTTCGCACTCAACGTCGTCCTCGCCGTCCTGGGGTTGCTCGGCACCCTGGCCGTGGTACCGGCCTCGCGGGACGCGGACGCACCCCCGCTGGACCTGGTGGGTTCGCTGCTGTCGCTGCTGGCCGTGGGTGGGGTGGTGTTCGGGGTCATCGAAGGCCCCGACCAGGGCTGGACCGACCCGATGACGCTGATCGCGCTGATCGCGGGCCTGCTCGCCGGGGTCGCCTTCGTGGTCTGGGAACGACACCTCGAGCGTCCGATGCTCGACCCACGGCTGTTCGCGCTGCGCGGGTTCAGCGCCGGCTCGCTGTCGATCACGGTGCAGTTCTTCGCCGCGTTCGGGTTCTTCTTCGCCGCCCTGCAATACCTGCAGTTCGTGGTCGGGCTCTCGCCACTGCAGGCCGCGTTGCGGTTGTTGCCGTTGCCGCTGGTGATGGTTCCGCTGGCACGCACCGCCCCGCGGCTCGCCCAGCGCGTCGGGTTTCGGCGGGTCGGGCCGCTCGGCCTGCTGCTGATGGCAGTCGGCTTCGTGGTGATCGCCATGCTGGACGTCGAGCTGAACTACACCCAGTTCGTCACCGGACTGCTGATCTTCGGCGCCGGCATGGGGCTGGCCGGAACCCCCGCCACCACCGCGATCACCGAAGCTCTGCCGCCGGCCAAGCAGGGCGTGGCCTCGGCGGTCAACGACACC
Protein-coding regions in this window:
- a CDS encoding TfoX/Sxy family protein, whose amino-acid sequence is MAFDPELADRLRMVLHELAPDGVRLTEQRMFGGLGFMLDGHMAVAAASDGGLLLRIDPAQVEALTERPHAQRFAMRGRAMNGWLSIDPAGLDDDDTLRDWVAQGVGYVGGLPPK
- a CDS encoding protein kinase, translated to MTDGSGPVPGITLLEEIGHGGFATVYRAHQHSVDRLVAVKIDNRRLVDPTDRRRFVREATSAGRLSSHPNILTLYDCGTTDDGRPYLVMEYCPDGSYWSICARHGPRPTQEVADVGAAIADALAAAHAQGILHRDIKPANLLLNQYGSVLLSDFGLATLPRGEPGHSVTLEALTPDYAPPEAFHYVEPSAAADIYSLGCTLYALLCGRAPRADSSGRSPSIPVLLAQHPMPLAPVGVPGSSALMDVIWRATAYEPAQRFASAADLRDALRSVSAGGPAPVPAPAPASGAGPVPAISPAIAQTDWTTGPGVQPSPAAVVPGQRRALTVGLVGLAVLLVAGVGWWGLRRSAGAGTNTAAAPSAAPSAAPSAASNQAVAPVVSGTASAPTARSSTAASAPTTRGATARPSPRATRATPASSPPPRTRTTTAGGGGGGGGAQCYAGLVNISGIQTARGAPCAEPHYWEVYARGILSATTASVDLDVVMADPRVAATCSAAALQRYLGGASPGGFDREVLPPTEASFAAGSKGFTCLAARSGAGEVTGSLRQG
- a CDS encoding MFS transporter — translated: MPPTLVHPSRPNDPASGVLSPRRTRLVLVVMALSLMTVVSAVSGLNVALPSLARDTAATQTELTWIVDAYTVVFAGLLLFAGALGDRFGRKGILLAGLATFGTAAGLATLTSDPMLLIILRAAMGVGAAGIMPTTLSVITTSFPEHERPRAIGVWVGVAGGGAVLGLFGAGLLLEYFGWNSFFALNVVLAVLGLLGTLAVVPASRDADAPPLDLVGSLLSLLAVGGVVFGVIEGPDQGWTDPMTLIALIAGLLAGVAFVVWERHLERPMLDPRLFALRGFSAGSLSITVQFFAAFGFFFAALQYLQFVVGLSPLQAALRLLPLPLVMVPLARTAPRLAQRVGFRRVGPLGLLLMAVGFVVIAMLDVELNYTQFVTGLLIFGAGMGLAGTPATTAITEALPPAKQGVASAVNDTARELGSALGIAVLGSAITNTYRDGVAGVVTQLPPEAAERVTGSIAFTQSPMIARLGETGRQVAEVARQAFMDGVSTALLTAAAVLVVAALVVYLRSPRPHTPTR
- a CDS encoding DUF2277 domain-containing protein; its protein translation is MCRNIRTLHNFEPPATSQEVLAAATQYVRKVAGTTKPARDNQAVFDEAIAAVAAATQQLLDSLVAHGAPKDREVEATKARARAAQRYATG
- a CDS encoding OmpA family protein; translation: MNPVRRSRSRAVVVLGLAATLTGALSACGTSDPVQFGAAQPVGATATNGAVGGSASSPAGGSAPSGTSALISGDIDEETAARIATAFPAFPPVVIPDVTALTGASKKFTSALATLTTPTSGVTVSGARCDTTGKVVNRGSLTEINNGDGSGTFRDGSLEVTNSGDGSGVYRNGALQITVAADGSGALSDGSLQIAIATDGSGVYSDGAFEITLDGKGAGTLSDGSLQIAVAGDGSGTYSDGSLQETNNGDGTGTFSDGALHVINRGDGTASFEDGADSGVVRMAPLPPVPDLGKFPPVRSLTPVGKACGTLIRLNSEVLFDFDKATLRPAADKIMDQLAGALKGVNSQVRIEGHTDAKGDDAYNQDLSERRAEAVVTALKQRSVTGALEAAGFGEGRPIAPNTKGGKDYPAGRQLNRRVEIVIPAGS